From Lolium perenne isolate Kyuss_39 chromosome 5, Kyuss_2.0, whole genome shotgun sequence, a single genomic window includes:
- the LOC127300306 gene encoding protein NRT1/ PTR FAMILY 8.5, whose translation MEAGDEERPLLHPIPPDVALDGDTRHTGDGTVDANGLPAVKTSTGNWRACFFVLGIEFSECLAFFAISKNLVTYLTSVLQESNVDAARNVPTWIGTTFFSPLVGAFLADTYWGRYKTIVVFLSVYAVGMLVLTVSAALPWMLQSSNQVRRVAVYLGLYLTALGNGGIKPCTSAFGADQFDVSDPAERMRKGSFFNWYYFSINVGSLLSTTVLVWVQDNVGWGVGFAVPLLLMSLGFVVFLAGRSVYRYKRPGERSPMARVAQVVVAATRNCRLDLPDDCSALHQLPAPSEAAFQVQHTNQFRFLDKAAIVPPPTLDKKGQWRLCTVSQVEEVKKLLRLCPVWASLVVFFMATSQMSSTLIEQGMAMDNRVGSFAVPPASMASFDVLATLVLIPVYDAVLVPLARRATGEDRGLSQPRRIGVGLGLSALAMAYSALLERKRRIAAGAVSIVWQAPAYGVLGAGEVFAVIGMLELFYDRAPDGMRSMCTALAQLAVAVGNYLNTAALGAVAFAGWIPEDLDKGHLDYFYWVMAVLGALNLLQFLLYSSVPAMRHNSGSTTS comes from the exons ATGGAAGCAGGCGATGAGGAGAGACCCTTGCTGCATCCCATACCTCCCGATGTTGCACTG GATGGGGATACAAGGCATACTGGTGATGGAACAGTTGATGCTAATGGACTGCCTGCTGTTAAGACGAGCACAGGGAACTGGAGAGCATGCTTCTTCGTTTTAG GTATCGAGTTCAGCGAATGCCTGGCCTTCTTCGCGATATCTAAGAACTTGGTCACCTACCTCACCAGCGTGCTCCAAGAAAGCAACGTCGACGCAGCAAGGAATGTGCCTACTTGGATCGGCACCACATTCTTCTCGCCGCTCGTCGGAGCTTTCTTGGCAGACACATATTGGGGGAGATACAAGACGATAGTGGTTTTCCTCTCGGTCTACGCCGTT GGGATGCTTGTGCTGACGGTTTCTGCAGCACTGCCATGGATGCTGCAATCCTCCAACCAAGTCCGCCGTGTCGCCGTCTACTTAGGACTCTATCTTACTGCCCTTGGCAACGGTGGCATCAAGCCCTGCACCTCTGCCTTCGGCGCCGACCAGTTcgacgtctccgacccggcggAGCGCATGAGGAAGGGCTCTTTCTTCAACTGGTACTACTTCTCGATCAACGTCGGCTCCCTGCTGTCGACCACCGTGCTCGTCTGGGTGCAGGACAATGTCGGCTGGGGAGTCGGCTTTGCGGTCCCTCTGCTCCTCATGAGCCTCGGGTTCGTGGTGTTCCTCGCCGGCAGGAGTGTGTACAGGTACAAGAGGCCAGGAGAGAGGAGCCCCATGGCAAGGGTCGCCCAAGTTGTTGTTGCGGCTACCAGGAATTGCCGTCTGGACTTGCCCGATGATTGCTCTGCCCTGCATCAGTTGCCTGCGCCATCAGAGGCTGCCTTCCAGGTTCAGCATACCAATCAGTTCAG ATTTTTGGACAAGGCTGCCATTGTCCCACCACCGACGTTGGACAAGAAAGGCCAGTGGAGGCTATGCACGGTGTCTCAGGTGGAGGAGGTGAAGAAGCTGCTGCGGCTGTGCCCCGTGTGGGCATCCTTGGTGGTGTTCTTCATGGCCACGTCGCAGATGTCATCGACCTTGATCGAGCAGGGCATGGCGATGGACAACCGCGTGGGCTCGTTCGCCGTGCCGCCGGCCTCTATGGCCAGCTTCGACGTGCTCGCAACGCTCGTGCTTATCCCCGTCTACGACGCTGTGCTGGTGCCCCTGGCCCGGCGGGCCACCGGCGAGGACCGGGGCCTCTCGCAGCCGCGGCGCATCGGCGTCGGCCTCGGGCTGTCCGCACTCGCCATGGCCTACTCAGCGCTGCTCGAGAGGAAGCGGCGGATCGCCGCCGGCGCGGTGAGCATCGTGTGGCAGGCGCCGGCGTACGGCGTGCTGGGCGCCGGGGAGGTGTTCGCGGTCATCGGCATGCTCGAGCTCTTCTACGACCGGGCCCCGGACGGCATGAGGAGCATGTGCACCGCGCTCGCGCAGCTAGCGGTCGCAGTGGGGAACTACCTCAACACGGCTGCGCTCGGCGCCGTGGCGTTCGCCGGGTGGATCCCTGAGGACCTCGACAAGGGCCACCTGGACTACTTCTACTGGGTGATGGCGGTGCTCGGCGCCTTGAATCTTTTGCAGTTCTTGCTCTACTCCTCCGTTCCGGCCATGAGGCACAACAGTGGTAGCACAACTTCCTGA
- the LOC127300309 gene encoding S-norcoclaurine synthase 1-like: MEEATMPRNLGGSLPVPNVQDLAGRPEDLPPTLLNRYLRPEPTLPDAPADEQEHVPVVDFARLFGQKEEDRAEEAARLRMACEDWGFFQVVSHGIPEETMEEMKRSVMGFFALPLPEKQALAQEPGGIEGYGQAFVVSEEQKLDWADMFYLVTQPPSYRHLRLWPSNPSTFKDCLESYSAEVQRVARELLGAMAGNLGVRDPTDMTRLAEVQAMRMNYYPRCPEPHADRVLGLSPHSDATGLTLLLQVGSVAGLQIRRNGRWLPVSPLPGALLANVGDVVEVFTNGKYKSVEHRAVVNPRQERMSIAAFHSGKYGTTYGPLEDVVRDQEPRYRSVSVEDFYKLVVSTKLDGKKIMDAMKIN, encoded by the exons ATGGAAGAAGCAACAATGCCGCGGAACCTGGGAGGCTCGCTGCCGGTGCCCAACGTGCAGGACCTCGCCGGCCGGCCCGAAGACCTCCCGCCCACCCTCCTCAACCGCTACCTGCGGCCTGAACCCACACTCCCCGACGCCCCTGCCGACGAGCAGGAGCATGTCCCCGTCGTCGACTTCGCCCGGCTCTTCGGCCAGAAGGAGGAAGATCGCGCCGAGGAGGCCGCCAGGCTGCGCATGGCCTGCGAGGACTGGGGCTTCTTCCAGGTCGTCAGCCACGGCATTCCCGAGGAGACCATGGAGGAGATGAAGAGGAGCGTCATGGGATTCTTTGCGCTCCCGCTGCCGGAGAAGCAAGCTCTCGCCCAGGAGCCTGGAGGCATCGAGGGGTACGGCCAGGCGTTCGTCGTCTCCGAGGAGCAGAAGCTCGACTGGGCCGACATGTTCTACCTCGTCACGCAGCCGCCCAGCTACCGCCACCTCCGCCTCTGGCCCTCCAACCCCTCCACGTTCAA GGATTGCCTGGAGAGCTACTCTGCCGAGGTGCAGCGGGTGGCCCGCGAGCTGCTCGGGGCCATGGCGGGGAACCTGGGTGTGCGGGACCCCACGGACATGACGAGGCTCGCCGAGGTGCAGGCCATGAGGATGAACTACTACCCGCGCTGCCCGGAGCCGCACGCGGACCGGGTGCTCGGCCTGTCGCCGCACTCCGACGCCACGGGGCTCACGCTGCTGCTACAGGTGGGCTCCGTTGCCGGGCTGCAGATCAGGAGGAACGGCCGCTGGCTCCCCGTCTCGCCGCTCCCCGGAGCACTACTCGCCAACGTCGGCGACGTCGTCGAGGTCTTCACCAACGGCAAGTACAAGAGCGTCGAGCACAGGGCCGTCGTCAACCCGCGCCAGGAACGCATGTCCATCGCCGCCTTCCACAGCGGCAAGTACGGCACCACGTACGGGCCGCTGGAGGACGTCGTCCGCGACCAGGAGCCGCGCTACAGGAGCGTCAGCGTCGAGGACTTCTATAAGCTCGTCGTCTCCACCAAGCTCGACGGCAAAAAGATCATGGACGCCATGAAGATCAATTGA